agggggggggggtcacAGAGCAGCGATACTCCTCCCTCACACCTCCTAACCCGGTTTCTCTTCCACCCCCCACTCGCCACATTCTCCCAgctccccatccccacctcaCAGTTCGATAATGCCTTTATGTGGAAGCAATTTTTCCTCCCAAAATCAATAACAACAATCGAAGTGAGAGAGACGTAGGTGTGGTGAGCAAGACAATTCACAGCACCTCCAGCGGATCGCCGTCTGCACATACCAAGAAATAAATTATGCGatcaagaaaagaatgaaggCGGGTAGGGAAAACTGGATCAAGAGTTGATGCCGGGACATAGTGGGGAAAATGACGAGGGGTTGCAGCAAAACATTCTACCTACTAAAGACCAACACAGGTCAACACAAAAcctcagtcatcgaagacaacAAAGGCCACTTTCGCACAGAAAACAATTCTGTAGTCAACCAACAGACTAAATATTGCAAACATCCGTGCAACTTCCAGGTTAACACAGACGCTAGCATCCTTCAAAACAGCCAGACTATAGGATCAGCTGCTTTTCGTAAAACACACATTAATGTATAGACCATGATACCAAAAACGTTCCTGGCTAGGAATCGCTATTTTCATAAGAGAAATTACCACAAAGTCAATGACAGCCCCCCCATCTTCCACAGAATAACACATTATCTTTCGTTTCTGTGTCCACTGAAATGTGAACGATGTCAGATAACCGCACTGTGTAATGTCAAAGGGTAATGCAGCCTGCATGTGATAGATACATAAGCTACGAAACTTCTGCTGTGACTTGCATCATGATGACGGATCCCTGATAAAGCTGCACTCATCTGACGACATCGAGCGTCTTCATCTATTCTAACGCAGAAGCAGGCAATCCCCGCCACAGCCTGCAAAGTGTGCGATTTCCCTGCGGGTATCAGAAGAAATTGTTAATATGATCTCACTGAAACCGAACAACTTTACTACATAATCATAGGTTCCTAATATTGTAAAGTCACAGGAAGTTTTCCGCGACTGTCACACTGATATTGGGGTGGTGGAGCATAACCAGCTGCAGCAGCTCCATCGCCAAACAGACTTAGAACTTTGAGTTATGTGCGAACGTCGACACCGTCTACAGCAGGGTTAGCACGAGCTCTGGCACTAACTCTATGGCAAAGCACAAACCGCAAGATGAGGCTATGGGAGATACGTCCTGCTGGCTTGAGGATCAAATATCTCGGCGATTAGTTGCTGAGACAGGTGAAGGGTGTGCATCCCAGAGCCTTGGTTTATCAGCGGGCTCATTAATAACGAGTGAAGCTAAACAACCGGTCACATCATTGCTCCCAGACGAGAAGAAGCCCACAGAGTTCTGCGCATATCGTGCGAAAAAACTCACTCCCTTTCCGAAGGCACACCTGAATGTGCAcaatgaagaagaggaagaagagaacaCAGCGACGAGTAGTAGAAGACATGAAGTAAGTGTTTTGCTGACAAAATCGCGTCACAAACAAGTCTTGTTAGTGGTGCCTGGCTGGTGAGATGCAACTTTAAAGTCATGATGCCAGTAACTGATCAAGGATTTggcatgtttattattattttttttatttatttattttttacgaTGGGACAGATTAACTGCTGTTTTCACATCGTGCTTTTATAAGAAGATGAAAGGTATAAAGAAATATACCTGCTTTCAAATCCATGAACTATAACgtacgatttttttaaaactcctCACTCCCAACCACCGAAaagctctctctccctctctctctcatgtacTAATTTAAGAAGtcaacttactccaaacatttTTAACCCCCGTCTACATTCAACCCATAAGCATGACTGtcattggtattttttttttttttttggatgacCACACACATGGTGAAGCTACCtctgtctacacacacaccaaaatcATATTTGTCTAACAGGAACGCGCCAGCTGTACCCCTTCAAAACCGCGGTCAGGGCTCTTGTGTGGAGCCTGCAGCTGCTTCTCCAAGTccaaagacaaaagaagaccAAATGACGATTTAGGCTGGAAGAAGAGAGATGAACAGGTGGGTGGATCGGCGCAGTGGGAGACAGACATCTAAGAGGGCGAAGATGGGAGCACGCTCAGTTGAAATGTAAGCGAGGGCTACCCCGGGTGACAGCGTTGTGAGAGGGACAAGAGGTGCGAGGCGCGTACGAATGAGGGGAGGGGACTGATCTTGTATATTGCCTAAGTGTTTCGACATCAAAAGGGTGTTTATAGAGGGGGAGGTGAATTCTAGTTAGTCAACATCAACATTGTCCTTTAGAAATCTATGTTATAAGAAAATTTAATACGCATAAATAATACAACTTTAATCAGTGCTATGTTAAAAAAGcattagaaaatgaaaatcaaacacTTTCTTGTGCGAATGAGGAATTCCTGATTTCTGATCTGCTCCTTCCTTTTTATATACTCACTCCatagtgagtgaatgagtgaatcggttagcaagagagagagaacgcagAATAGAAGTAAACATATTTAGAAATAtgaatgaagggaaaaaaacaatgcaaaagGACTTCtagcagagaagaaaaataaacttccaggttatatataaagaaagagaTTTATAGCTTTATTCCAAGTACTGTGAGCAACTGTCTGTGCACTGTCTTGAACAGATATATTCTTGTGCAAGAGAACTATAAGCAAAGAGTATTTCCAAGGAATAAAATCAATGTGGGTTGTGCACGTGTGTACGTGGATATGGGACGTGAAAATATTATCTTCGTAACATGCATGTAATTATATATTAGTCTGGTCGGTTGTTTTACCTCAAAATCTGGCTGTTGAAATGCATATCTCTTTCAGCGCAACCATAGTAATATGGCAGGAGCTTTTGACGAGAGGAAGAAAGATAGCAGATGTCATTTTATGGTCGGTGAAAAGAATTCCTCAGACTTGGTAAGCAAGGAAGTCGCGGACACCAACAGCGATTCGCCTCGTGGCGATCCTTTTCCTACAGGTAACGACGCAtgcaaaaaaaggaaattccACTTCcgttttttcaaacatttcccGCTATTGACACGTACCAAGCCACATCAGGTCAGTTGGGATTCGTCCCGAGGGACTGCAAAGGATGGGCATTGTTCCGACAAAACGCCAGCAGCTTCTACTACAGTGTTCAGTCCTTCTCACTCGATTCTGTCGTCACGATCCAAGATGAAGATATCAGACAGCTCGCAGCAATCTGAAGTCAAAAGGGTTAGCTTCCGGGAAACCGCGGAAGTGATGCAGTCCCTTGATAAGTCGTGATTCCCGTTGTCTGATGTTTCTGGGGGCGGTTCCCCATAAAAGGGCTGCTTTAATAAGAAATCAGAGAAATTTGAGCTTTACTGGTCTCCAGGATGTTTTTTGAGCTTCTCAATAAACTGGACAAGCTGTTAACAACTGTAATACTGTGACTAGTCGGTTGACGGAAGTGACGTGCAGGGCAGTGGATGGCAATCACTGTTGTTGATCGACTGctgttgttttatatatatatactcgattgaaaataaaatttaaatggcCACAAAATGCAATTATTAATCTCtcaatttatgttttctttattgtcttgtAGCTGATCGATGGTATCGTGGAGAAGCTTGGTATGGGATTGCCGCGACTTCTTAAAAGTCTGTAGCggggtgcattttttttttctaatgattatgTAAAGGTCAGTGTAAGATGCGACTTCCCAAAATCTGGCCTATGCACAGTAAGAGGTCAAAATCATCTCACTTTTGTTCGCAGATACACCTAATTAATTAGTCCCAGTTTTCTCCTTATTTGAGGCCTGCACAGCATGAACGAGTCCATATGTACAACCCTGATCTTTgtgttgacctttttctgtgagTGTTGATGTTTGCAGGCATATATTTTGAGAATGGTATGGTAGGGGTGTAGTCACCCAGATTTAGACAAATTAATAGTCATATATCACTAGCACTCTAACGACAAGCTTCgccggacacacacacacacaccatgatGTATGATcatattgttttattgtctcACATTCAGTCTATTTGAGTCATTCATGTGAGGCGTCAGTGTAAACGCTTTGGATGTTCCTTTCACAAGTTGACAACCTAGAACCAAAAAAGTTCACACCGAGACGTGTAGGGGTACCCCGGATTGGATTACCTAGCTAATTATGCATGACCAAACCCCATGGCAAACAAGATAGTTttagtaaacatgttttgttgtaaacattgaccgcttttttgtgtttcagtttttgtaagtttgttgttgtttttcttgttttgggttgttttgtttttttgttttttttgtaagctTATTTTCTCCCACTGAAAGGTCGTTCAAAATGGGTCTTAAAATAGACGAGAGCCATATCACCTTCGGTGACtgtaattcaaaataaaacctCATCTGGCAACCTTTATGTAGGTGCACTTGTCCGGGTTCgcagtaaacaaatatttttagatatttaaaagtacttgttaacaaaataatatatttattcaaAGTATTTTGTCCATAAATGTTTTTATCGGAAATCTCAGTGAAGCAGTCTGCGCCCTTCACCGACAGAGAGCGTAAACatgtgtgcgttcgtgcgttcgtgcgtgcgtgtgtgtgtgtcctcgtTCTTTCATAGCTATCCCAAATAACTTCCGCACAAAGcgcattttgtaattttttgctCTGTTTAAGTTATTACGCCTTGTATTTGGTGACAAGGTCGGACACTGGTCCTGTTTATGATTACCTTCTTTTTTCTGGGGTCACGAGCTGTAAGTGCCGCCTGCCATGATTTCGACTTAAGCCAATGAACCAGGCAGCAGAACTGATTCAATCGAAATGAAATCGAACACTTGCTACAGTTGTTAAGAATAAATTTTCACCAATTGCAAGGTCAGCTGGGAGGATTCGATTGGGCCGAGAAGTTCTTTTGTCGTTGACACTTCCTCCTAAGGGCTGAAAGGGGGAGGCTTTGTTTTGTCATACAGGTGTGAAATAAAAACTCACTGCAGTGCCCTATATAAGCAGACACCTTTGTAAACAGTGCTTTGTACTGTAAGCTCAGGAAGGAGCAACAACTAGTTGATGATGAAGACCGCGGTTCTTCTTCTGACTTGTGTCTTTCTTGTGCTGCTTGTCCACACGTCGGCTCAAGGTAAACACTTTCTTTCTCGAGTGTGTTTACACAttgcttccttttttattcCAACATTGAAGTTCTTTATATTTAGGGATACCCATCtttcatataaaaatgttaattaatgtaAGTTTATTATATGATGCATGCAATTATTTAatgacttatatatatatacacacaatatacatGGTGTCGATTGGCTTGTTGTATATCTTTGCTTGTATTTGCGTGTATACACGATCGTATGGTGACTTGGCTTgatacatgtatgtatgtgtgcatataccTGATTGTAGGATGACTAATGGTTTGATGAATACCTGTATCTGCACTGT
This window of the Pomacea canaliculata isolate SZHN2017 linkage group LG4, ASM307304v1, whole genome shotgun sequence genome carries:
- the LOC112563256 gene encoding uncharacterized protein LOC112563256 codes for the protein MAKHKPQDEAMGDTSCWLEDQISRRLVAETGEGCASQSLGLSAGSLITSEAKQPVTSLLPDEKKPTEFCAYRAKKLTPFPKAHLNVHNEEEEEENTATSSRRHEERASCTPSKPRSGLLCGACSCFSKSKDKRRPNDDLGWKKRDEQRNHSNMAGAFDERKKDSRCHFMVGEKNSSDLVSKEVADTNSDSPRGDPFPTGNDACKKRKFHFRFFKHFPLLTRTKPHQVSWDSSRGTAKDGHCSDKTPAASTTVFSPSHSILSSRSKMKISDSSQQSEVKRVSFRETAEVMQSLDKS